The Meles meles chromosome 6, mMelMel3.1 paternal haplotype, whole genome shotgun sequence genome has a window encoding:
- the LOC123943487 gene encoding uncharacterized protein LOC123943487 isoform X2, translating to MPLEGSGGRAPSPLSPRQPCEQRVVAALGTRSPRGHVPETWMQGSSWHVPLFLCPTAWRRGLGARVSPEPPERPSAHVGEATMRGPPSERSCEASCGRLERETPGTPTLGPACRGPAVAVQGGRVEVASVS from the exons ATGCCCCTGGAAGGGAGCGGGGGCCGGGCGCCATCCCCGCTGTCCCCGAGGCAGCCCTGCGAGCAAAGGGTCGTGGCTGCTTTGGGCACGAGAAGCCCGCGTGGCCACGTGCCTGAGACGTGGATGCAGGGGTCCTCGTGGCACGTTCCCTTGTTCCTGTGTCCCACTGCCTGGAGGCGTGGCCTGGGG GCCCGTGTGTCCCCGGAACCCCCGGAAAGGCCGAGCGCCCACGTCGGGGAGGCCACGATGCGGGGCCCTCCCAGCGAGCGCTCCTGCGAGGCCTCGTGCGGACGTTTGGAGCGGGAGACACCAGGAACCCCCACTCTGGGCCCAGCATGCCGAGGGCCAGCAGTGGCCGTGCAGGGAGGCCGTGTGGAGGTCGCCTCCGTCAG TTGA
- the LOC123943487 gene encoding uncharacterized protein LOC123943487 isoform X1 produces the protein MPRASSGRAGRPCGGRLRQVWCPRGDPQACSKTCKGRSGWPGQAWTGGLGQTEPSPTSLPPQGRRSLPVLPHPWHWVRCCVGGGGERPVLGRAHGSERNHRAGGAPPCSQLPPRAQARCGQSVQPAHGGACRPGLPGSPDHAGGPLLILPRPRGWGRRAQPVSALCAEDTGAAVRRLLLGPVGSPAALGVLRSWRTMISSPPGSHRGSGALSSRVRADPALLLSGAVALPCLQHHPGSSPLCPRAGLAAPPGSHCALSL, from the coding sequence ATGCCGAGGGCCAGCAGTGGCCGTGCAGGGAGGCCGTGTGGAGGTCGCCTCCGTCAGGTGTGGTGCCCCCGGGGGGACCCTCAGGCTTGTTCGAAGACGTGCAAGGGCCGCAGTGGTTGGCCCGGACAGGCCTGGACGGGGGGCCTGGGGCAGACAGAGCCCAGCCcgacctccctgcccccccagggCCGTCGGTCCCTGCCTGTCCTGCCCCACCCTTGGCACTGGGTCAGGTGCTGCGTGGGAGGGGGGGGCGAGCGCCCAGTTCTTGGAAGGGCCCACGGTTCTGAGAGAAACCACAGGGCAGGCGGAGCCCCACCCTGCAGCCAGCTGCCCCCGCGGGCCCAGGCCAGGTGCGGCCAGTCCGTGCAGCCCGCACACGGGGGAGCGTGCCGTCCTGGGCTCCCCGGCAGCCCTGACCACGCTGGCGGCCCCCTTCTCATTCTTCCCCGGCCGCGGGGCTGGGGCCGCCGTGCCCAGCCGGTGTCCGCGCTGTGTGCTGAAGACACAGGGGCAGCCGTGCGGCGGCTGCTGCTGGGCCCTGTCGGCAGCCCAGCCGCCCTTGGGGTCCTGCGGTCTTGGAGGACAATGATCTCGTCTCCTCCCGGGTCCCACCGGGGCAGCGGAGCTCTGAGCTCACGTGTCCGTGCTGACCCCGCTCTGCTCCTCTCTGGGGCTGtggccctgccctgcctccagCATCACCCTGGCTCGTCCCCCTTGTGCCCAAGAGCAGGCCTGGCTGCCCCGCCCGGCAGTCACTGTGCCCTCAGCCTCTGA